One Macadamia integrifolia cultivar HAES 741 unplaced genomic scaffold, SCU_Mint_v3 scaffold945, whole genome shotgun sequence DNA segment encodes these proteins:
- the LOC122070560 gene encoding uncharacterized protein LOC122070560, which yields MQGWAKVTVAAPSAVVAIILLIVFIWRFCYSRRLTRITDTTKTRGKTFQSGIATLHLANDSKDRKSLPVFHHPDSKGKPNFCVLRHGVLPKSFFSWADHPRLVSEAVEYGWSRFAFTAHTSSPSTRSNLLGLCAAGDQVRETEALISWEVSPGSVDYIQKIRFNPGMKKIDMGTPPLGASYVIKSALPLPGPSLGSSNSSFPREAYLEITILSSLSEEEVDSVHSVKRSSCDGELKKLIPPNGDASVQSDSLIHVAGINSSARFQELKLRSKEGKRQDEPVMWSVGFSGGGYPPRKLPGSYPGSIGFNSNGSVYLDGIKLVFEAEKAELESRDKVVGCGFDPSQKKVFFTVDSELVHEIHCRSEEFGSPLYPTVAANVDVTVLVNFGQSDFKYLPANAQRTPNPCFIGTFPNGSADDLGYEDSREFFSMGRIDPLWLNRNNSKTINSNNSDNMTLYPDGESEAELFEIVLDSSSRSSTVMS from the exons ATGCAAGGATGGGCGAAAGTTACAGTGGCAGCACCGTCTGCCGTCGTTGCTATAATCCTCTTGATCGTGTTCATCTGGAGATTTTGCTATTCCAGAAGACTTACTCGGATTACAGACACAACGAAGACGAGGGGGAAGACTTTCCAATCAGGGATTGCGACGCTTCACCTTGCAAATGACTCCAAGGACCGTAAGAGCCTCCCTGTTTTTCATCATCCAGACAGCAAGGGAAAGCCAAATTTCTGTGTGCTCAGACATGGGGTTCTTCCGAAGAGTTTCTTCAGTTGGGCTGATCACCCTAGGCTTGTTTCAGAAGCTGTAGAGTATGGATGGTCTAGATTTGCCTTCACGGCCCATACTTCATCTCCTTCGACTCGATCGAATTTGTTGGGTTTATGCGCTGCTGGTGATCAGGTACGAGAAACAGAGGCGTTAATAAGCTGGGAGGTGAGTCCAGGTTCGGTAGATTACATCCAGAAGATCAGGTTCAATCCGGGAATGAAGAAGATCGATATGGGTACCCCTCCTTTGGGTGCTTCATACGTTATCAAATCTGCTTTGCCCTTGCCAGGACCTTCCTTGGGGAGTAGTAATAGCTCCTTCCCTCGCGAAGCTTATCTGGAAATCACAATCTTGTCTTCTCTTTCAGAAGAGGAAGTTGATTCTGTCCATAGCGTTAAGAGAAGCTCTTGTGATGGCGAGCTGAAGAAACTCATTCCACCGAATGGTGATGCTAGTGTTCAATCGGATTCATTAATCCATGTTGCGGGAATCAATAGCAGTGCCAGATTCCAAGAATTGAAGCTTCGGAGTAAGGAAGGAAAAAGGCAGGATGAGCCGGTGATGTGGTCGGTGGGGTTCAGTGGAGGTGGGTATCCCCCACGGAAACTTCCCGGCAGCTATCCTGGATCCATTGGGTTCAACTCCAATGGTTCTGTTTACCTTGATG GAATTAAGCTGGTCTTTGAAGCTGAAAAGGCAGAATTGGAAAGCAGAGACAAGGTGGTCGGTTGCGGTTTTGATCCATCTCAGAAGAAGGTGTTCTTCACTGTGGATTCAGAATTGGTACATGAAATCCATTGCAGATCGGAGGAATTCGGAAGCCCACTTTACCCAACTGTAGCTGCGAATGTAGATGTTACGGTTTTGGTAAATTTTGGACAGAGTGACTTCAAGTATTTGCCGGCGAATGCGCAGAGAACTCCAAACCCATGTTTCATTGGCACTTTTCCAAATGGTTCTGCAGATGATCTGGGCTATGAAGACAGTCGAGAGTTCTTCTCCATGGGAAGGATTGACCCTCTATGGCTTAATCGAAATAACTCCAAGACCATCAACAGCAACAATAGTGATAACATGACACTATATCCTGATGGGGAATCAGAAGCTGAACTATTCGAAATAGTTTTGGATAGCTCAAGCAGATCAAGCACAGTAATGAGTTAA